In the Paenibacillus sp. FSL H7-0357 genome, one interval contains:
- a CDS encoding rhamnogalacturonan lyase family protein → MSIKAISIKKPVLAFFMSFLMVISLAIPPSPGYAESAGNQTARQAEYLDRGLVAVLADNGVFLSWRYLNTDPNAIAFNVYKNGYKVNTAPISDATNYVDTTGADSSQYQISAVIAGKEEMQPETVSVWHNDYLPIPLDKPADGRTKDGGTYSYYAGDASVADLDGDGEFEIVFLWSPSNSKDNSQAGYTGNVYIDAVKLDGTKLWRIDLGVNIRAGAHYTQLMVYDLDGNGKAEVVVKTADGTKDGQGTVIGDGTKDYRNDGGYILTGPEYLTLFDGQTGAAVSTVEYQPPRGDVSAWGDGYGNRVDRFLAGIAYLDGVKPSVVMARGYYTRTVLAAYDYDGGKLVQRWTFDTNEAGAQYQGQGNHNLSVLDADADGKDEIMYGALAIDDDGSLLYSTGLGHGDAMHAGKLDPNRDGYQIVSVHEHTNAEYGLEMRDAATGEIIWGQYTGKDTGRGMSADIDPNYPGYESWASTIVNGQMDPLSRGYAANGEVIYEQNEVPRSANFAIWWDGDLQRELFDHEWNNSTAKGIPLIYKWDYGNKQLKEIFRAAGSLTNNHTKGNPALQADILGDWREELLLRSEDSTEYRLYTTTIPTGYRIPALMQDPVYRLGVAWQNVSYNQPPHTGFYLGAEAMEFPKANLALTGGKEVPEQIYHFDFGTDPAAGTTAVQDTLYAQATGYGFEKTSGITVDANHVSLPENAKFAVDLPNANYKVTLKLGDDARDSNVGVKSEFVQKLAVTSVNAGEPRIYSYDVALVDGQLEFIFSGTAIDVQEIIIEKYPEQSPGAATTIYLAGDSTMQSYSSMQAPQEGWGQQFGRYFANGVVVQNDAIGGRSSKSFMVDGRLDTILERIKPGDFFFISFGHNDASAGIPDRYASPADYKTYLARYVNGARQRGATPVLLTPVGRRDFNTVTQEFNVSFPEYVNAAKEVAEELGAPLVDLSQLSVTYYDKIGLSATEKIFLYANPGEYPKYPNGVGDNTHFSSYGAQVIAALVAGAVKDMDLSISPYVIDPDILEPEPEPEIQVYEENFEGDPAASEYALVNATGIGGQMTGTVAEQNGNKVLSLSGSGSGHRAKVFRLFDAVNGDIVNVNFDWHSGNVGASPSEGHLSLQDANENIIFTLLTKTGSTSPDTKIHYFAGPYTADYGTGISAVPEGGTATNILKNQWVNVDVKINFAKKMIDLTLTSLADPSVTQTIEDIPMNPGVYANNARALRFLGTRKGGGGTLNWTTQIDNVKIEGTKLPPVAGDQKALIALHDKVKALDLSAYTEASKAVLNKALAAVEAIIGTEATQAQVDHVLNMLTVARDSLTSEPVGEISEYKFDFGSGNAAEGYTKVDAKRAYLEGNGYGFANTALVQDENRETGDDLKEDFTRVNGTSFLVEMEPANYRVTMTIGDSQESTNAGVIVEQMPKLPVTTVPKGEFKEISYDIALIDGVFNFEFSGSTPKINALKIERLPGNGAGDQPVIYLASDSTVANYAESYRPQAGWGETLKGYFDLDQISIDNRAVSGLSSKTFLVGGYLNNILLGIHEGDYLFMQWSHNDSTPSRPERYLTPEQFKVYLKDYINGTVQRGGIPVLVTPVNRRDFTGEVLNKSFPEYVQAMKETAQETGALLIDLNQASWKYFQELGPEGTKSIFMWVGTTEDNTHLQMNGAVKVSEMVARLVQELDIPLSDLVTLEEEPSDTTAPHTTAVVEGESQNGWYTSAVKVTFTATDEDPGVDTTYYQVDGGEIESGTHLILSDEGNHTVTYWSVDLDGNKETKQSLSVPIDLAPPAIAIQGQTEYTIDQHIDITYTAADTASGVAEPNGVMLNAPAYTLEPGLNSVTAAVYDRAGRESSVDFSFGVTATFVSLAELTRTFAAESEDPGAGAVAEQLAGKLQQAEQSANARDGAMARQLLAAYANEVDASRDTVFTAEQADALRKWAAWLSQVTPLASSAPGTPVLSDNNGHDTGLRDGDYTITMNLWWGNNGTLFKLYEDGKLIKEVPLADHSPSAQSVQIDITGKQNGTYVYTGELINSLGTTKGSPLTVTVTDASPGQAVLSNDNWDGDGSFSVSMNLWWGTNATEYELYENGVLVDTQPLQAHTPGAQSAVTALSGKVPGTYEYEAVLRNPAGETRTAKMIVTVQK, encoded by the coding sequence ATGAGTATAAAAGCTATTTCCATCAAGAAACCGGTGCTTGCATTCTTTATGTCATTTCTAATGGTAATTTCGCTTGCGATCCCCCCATCTCCGGGATATGCAGAGTCAGCGGGCAACCAGACCGCCCGTCAGGCGGAGTATCTTGACCGCGGTCTGGTTGCGGTTCTGGCCGACAACGGCGTGTTCTTGAGCTGGCGGTATTTAAATACGGATCCAAATGCAATCGCTTTCAATGTGTATAAAAACGGATATAAAGTCAATACGGCGCCCATCAGCGATGCCACGAATTATGTGGACACAACAGGCGCAGACAGCTCACAGTATCAGATTTCCGCCGTCATTGCCGGCAAGGAAGAAATGCAGCCGGAGACGGTATCGGTGTGGCATAATGATTATTTACCCATTCCGCTGGATAAACCGGCCGACGGCCGAACCAAAGACGGGGGCACGTATTCCTATTATGCCGGTGATGCTTCCGTGGCGGATTTGGATGGCGACGGCGAATTTGAAATCGTTTTCCTGTGGAGTCCAAGCAACTCGAAGGACAATTCCCAGGCAGGCTATACCGGCAATGTCTATATTGATGCCGTTAAACTTGATGGCACCAAGCTCTGGCGGATCGACCTGGGTGTCAATATCCGTGCCGGAGCTCATTATACCCAACTGATGGTGTATGATCTGGACGGCAACGGCAAAGCCGAGGTCGTCGTCAAAACAGCGGACGGAACGAAGGACGGTCAAGGCACCGTGATCGGAGACGGAACGAAGGATTACCGTAACGACGGCGGGTATATCCTGACGGGCCCGGAATATCTTACGCTGTTCGACGGACAGACCGGAGCAGCCGTGTCCACCGTAGAATATCAGCCTCCAAGAGGCGATGTAAGCGCATGGGGCGACGGATACGGCAACCGTGTAGACCGGTTCCTGGCCGGTATTGCCTACTTGGACGGCGTGAAGCCAAGCGTAGTCATGGCCCGCGGCTACTATACGCGCACCGTGCTCGCGGCTTATGACTATGATGGCGGCAAATTGGTGCAGCGTTGGACCTTTGACACCAACGAGGCCGGGGCTCAATATCAGGGACAAGGCAACCACAATTTAAGTGTGCTGGATGCCGACGCTGACGGCAAAGATGAAATCATGTACGGCGCGCTTGCGATTGACGACGATGGAAGCTTGCTGTACAGCACCGGACTCGGCCATGGCGACGCGATGCATGCCGGCAAGCTCGATCCGAACCGGGACGGCTACCAGATCGTCAGCGTGCATGAACATACGAATGCCGAATACGGGCTGGAGATGCGCGATGCCGCTACAGGAGAAATTATCTGGGGCCAGTATACAGGGAAAGATACCGGCCGCGGAATGTCGGCGGATATTGATCCAAATTATCCTGGTTACGAATCCTGGGCATCCACGATTGTCAACGGACAGATGGATCCCTTATCCCGCGGATATGCGGCGAACGGAGAAGTCATTTATGAACAGAATGAAGTGCCGCGAAGTGCAAACTTTGCGATCTGGTGGGATGGCGATCTCCAGCGGGAGCTGTTCGACCACGAATGGAACAACAGTACAGCGAAAGGTATTCCGCTCATTTACAAGTGGGATTACGGGAATAAACAGCTGAAGGAAATCTTCCGGGCAGCAGGGAGCTTGACCAATAACCACACCAAAGGAAATCCGGCGCTTCAGGCGGATATATTGGGCGATTGGCGTGAGGAGCTTCTGCTGCGCAGTGAAGACAGCACGGAATACAGACTTTATACGACGACAATCCCGACGGGCTACCGGATTCCCGCGCTGATGCAAGATCCGGTATACCGGCTGGGTGTAGCCTGGCAGAATGTAAGTTACAACCAGCCGCCTCACACGGGATTTTATCTCGGGGCGGAAGCGATGGAATTCCCTAAAGCGAATTTGGCTCTTACCGGCGGAAAAGAAGTGCCGGAGCAGATCTATCACTTTGATTTCGGTACAGACCCTGCGGCTGGCACAACCGCCGTGCAGGATACACTCTATGCACAAGCAACGGGTTACGGATTCGAGAAGACAAGCGGAATTACGGTGGATGCAAACCATGTTTCTCTGCCGGAAAACGCCAAATTCGCCGTAGACCTGCCCAATGCCAATTACAAGGTAACGCTCAAACTGGGCGATGATGCACGCGATTCGAACGTAGGCGTCAAATCCGAATTCGTTCAGAAGCTGGCCGTGACCAGCGTGAATGCGGGAGAACCCCGGATCTATTCTTATGACGTTGCGCTGGTAGACGGCCAGCTGGAGTTCATCTTCTCCGGCACGGCCATTGACGTGCAGGAAATCATCATCGAGAAATACCCGGAGCAATCACCGGGAGCCGCGACGACGATCTATTTGGCCGGCGATTCAACGATGCAATCTTATAGTAGCATGCAGGCTCCGCAGGAAGGCTGGGGTCAGCAATTCGGACGCTATTTTGCAAATGGCGTAGTGGTCCAGAATGATGCGATCGGCGGCAGAAGCAGCAAATCGTTTATGGTTGACGGCCGTCTGGATACGATATTAGAGCGGATCAAGCCGGGAGATTTCTTCTTTATTTCCTTCGGCCATAACGACGCCAGCGCAGGCATTCCGGACCGGTATGCATCTCCGGCGGATTACAAAACATATTTGGCCCGTTATGTGAACGGCGCCAGACAGCGCGGTGCAACACCGGTGCTGCTTACTCCGGTAGGGCGCAGAGATTTTAATACAGTTACTCAAGAATTTAACGTAAGCTTCCCGGAATACGTGAACGCTGCCAAAGAAGTAGCGGAAGAGCTGGGCGCGCCGCTGGTTGATTTGAGCCAGTTAAGCGTTACGTATTACGATAAGATCGGCCTGAGTGCTACGGAGAAAATCTTCCTGTACGCCAATCCGGGCGAATATCCGAAGTATCCGAACGGCGTGGGCGATAATACACATTTCAGCAGCTACGGTGCGCAGGTCATTGCCGCATTAGTTGCGGGAGCAGTGAAAGACATGGATTTAAGCATTTCGCCGTATGTCATTGACCCGGACATTTTGGAACCCGAGCCGGAACCGGAGATCCAGGTCTATGAGGAAAACTTTGAGGGCGATCCCGCCGCCTCCGAATATGCGCTGGTCAATGCCACAGGTATCGGCGGGCAGATGACGGGAACGGTTGCAGAGCAGAACGGGAACAAGGTGCTGTCCCTTAGCGGTTCAGGATCCGGACACCGGGCGAAAGTGTTCCGCCTGTTCGATGCAGTGAATGGCGACATCGTCAATGTCAATTTTGACTGGCATTCCGGCAATGTGGGCGCATCCCCGTCGGAAGGACATTTGTCGCTCCAGGATGCGAACGAGAATATTATTTTTACTCTGTTAACAAAGACCGGCTCCACAAGTCCAGACACGAAAATCCATTATTTTGCAGGCCCATATACAGCAGACTATGGTACCGGCATCTCAGCTGTTCCGGAAGGCGGCACAGCCACGAACATCCTGAAAAACCAGTGGGTCAATGTGGATGTCAAAATTAATTTTGCTAAGAAGATGATAGATTTGACGTTGACTAGCCTGGCGGACCCCAGTGTCACGCAGACGATCGAGGATATTCCGATGAATCCCGGTGTCTACGCCAATAACGCAAGGGCACTCCGCTTCCTGGGAACGAGAAAGGGCGGGGGAGGCACACTGAACTGGACCACTCAGATCGATAACGTGAAGATTGAAGGGACGAAGCTGCCGCCGGTTGCCGGCGATCAGAAGGCATTGATTGCGCTTCATGACAAGGTGAAAGCATTGGATCTGTCAGCCTATACAGAAGCATCCAAAGCGGTGCTGAATAAAGCTTTGGCGGCTGTGGAAGCGATCATCGGTACGGAAGCGACGCAGGCCCAGGTCGACCATGTATTGAACATGCTGACGGTCGCGAGGGATTCGTTAACAAGCGAACCGGTAGGCGAGATAAGCGAGTACAAGTTTGATTTTGGCTCTGGAAACGCTGCTGAAGGATACACAAAGGTAGACGCCAAAAGAGCTTACCTGGAAGGAAACGGTTATGGCTTTGCCAATACCGCGCTAGTCCAGGACGAGAACCGGGAAACCGGGGATGACCTGAAGGAGGATTTCACCCGCGTGAACGGCACCTCTTTCCTGGTAGAAATGGAACCGGCCAATTACCGGGTAACAATGACTATTGGCGATTCGCAAGAATCCACCAACGCAGGGGTTATTGTAGAACAAATGCCAAAATTGCCGGTTACAACTGTACCGAAGGGTGAATTCAAGGAAATTTCATATGACATCGCCCTGATTGACGGCGTCTTTAACTTTGAGTTCTCAGGCAGCACACCAAAGATCAACGCGCTGAAGATTGAACGTCTGCCGGGCAACGGTGCGGGCGATCAGCCGGTTATTTATCTGGCAAGTGATTCCACGGTGGCCAATTATGCGGAAAGCTATCGTCCGCAGGCCGGATGGGGCGAAACGCTTAAAGGGTACTTCGATCTGGATCAGATCAGTATCGATAACCGGGCTGTAAGCGGCCTAAGCAGTAAAACCTTCCTCGTAGGCGGATATCTCAACAACATTCTGCTGGGCATTCACGAAGGGGATTATCTGTTCATGCAGTGGTCCCATAATGATTCCACACCATCCCGCCCTGAGCGTTACCTTACACCTGAGCAGTTCAAGGTGTATCTGAAAGATTACATTAACGGCACTGTACAGAGAGGCGGAATTCCGGTTCTGGTTACGCCGGTCAACCGACGCGATTTTACCGGAGAAGTATTGAACAAGAGCTTCCCGGAATATGTGCAGGCAATGAAAGAGACGGCGCAAGAAACCGGTGCTTTACTGATCGATCTGAATCAGGCCAGCTGGAAATATTTCCAGGAGCTTGGTCCTGAGGGCACCAAATCTATTTTCATGTGGGTAGGTACAACTGAGGACAATACCCATCTTCAGATGAACGGTGCGGTCAAGGTATCCGAGATGGTGGCACGGCTTGTACAAGAGCTGGATATTCCACTGTCCGACCTTGTCACACTGGAAGAGGAACCATCGGATACGACAGCACCGCATACGACCGCGGTAGTAGAAGGAGAGTCGCAGAACGGGTGGTATACTTCAGCGGTAAAAGTAACTTTTACCGCGACGGATGAAGACCCGGGAGTTGACACGACCTATTACCAAGTCGATGGCGGCGAAATTGAGAGCGGCACGCATCTAATTCTGAGCGATGAGGGCAATCACACTGTGACTTACTGGAGCGTTGATCTGGACGGCAACAAGGAGACCAAACAGTCGCTTTCAGTGCCGATTGATCTCGCACCTCCGGCCATCGCGATTCAGGGTCAAACGGAATACACTATTGATCAACACATAGACATCACTTACACGGCCGCCGATACGGCCTCCGGCGTGGCCGAGCCGAATGGCGTAATGTTGAATGCCCCGGCTTATACGCTGGAGCCAGGCTTGAATTCAGTAACTGCAGCGGTCTATGACCGTGCGGGCCGGGAGAGCAGCGTTGACTTCAGCTTCGGAGTTACTGCTACCTTCGTAAGCCTGGCAGAGCTGACACGCACCTTTGCAGCCGAATCGGAAGACCCGGGTGCAGGAGCGGTTGCTGAACAGCTTGCCGGTAAGCTGCAGCAGGCTGAACAATCGGCGAATGCGCGTGATGGTGCGATGGCGCGCCAGCTGCTCGCGGCATACGCCAATGAGGTTGATGCCAGCAGAGATACGGTATTTACGGCTGAACAGGCAGACGCGCTGCGTAAGTGGGCCGCATGGCTCAGCCAGGTGACGCCGCTGGCGAGCAGTGCTCCAGGCACTCCAGTGTTGTCCGATAATAACGGAC